Proteins co-encoded in one Arthrobacter globiformis genomic window:
- a CDS encoding pyridoxal phosphate-dependent decarboxylase family protein, with amino-acid sequence MSAGAEPYRDALAAAVRHATHWLESQPSRRVGPQQTARELAAAFDGPLPQSGMAPADVVDYLASHAEPGLMAMPSGRFFGWVIGGTLPAAMAADWLVSSWDQNSVLRYATPAIAAIEDAAGHWLLQLLGLPEESDVGFVTGATMANFTGLAAARWRLLKDAGWNLERDGLFGAPRIHCLVGEERHETMDLALRYLGMGSPALVPADSQGRIDAAELDCALDRIALEHTSADQSGGAQSPGPALVLVCLQAGNLHSGAFDPFATAIAVSKAHGAWVHVDGAFGLWAAAVPELAGLTAGVEGADSWATDAHKSLNVPYDCGVVAVRDAQALRSAMGLNASYLLQDADGSGDPSQRVPELSRRARGVPVWAALRSLGRDGVAKQIRRMASSAAQFAEKLSAVGVEVLNDVGYTQVTVAFGDDATTRRVADRLIADGKVWMSGSRWHGRDVVRISVSNWTTDADDVATAVEAVRTAVEAVR; translated from the coding sequence ATGTCAGCCGGTGCAGAACCGTACCGGGATGCCTTGGCTGCGGCCGTCCGGCACGCCACGCACTGGCTGGAAAGCCAGCCCAGCCGCCGGGTAGGTCCGCAGCAGACAGCCCGGGAACTTGCCGCAGCATTCGACGGGCCGCTGCCGCAGTCGGGCATGGCCCCTGCCGACGTGGTGGACTACCTGGCCAGCCACGCCGAACCGGGCCTCATGGCCATGCCGTCCGGACGCTTTTTCGGGTGGGTCATCGGAGGCACCCTCCCGGCTGCCATGGCGGCCGACTGGCTCGTCAGTTCCTGGGACCAGAACTCGGTGCTCCGCTACGCCACCCCCGCCATTGCCGCGATCGAGGATGCCGCCGGCCACTGGCTGCTGCAGCTGTTGGGCCTGCCGGAGGAGTCCGACGTCGGCTTTGTCACCGGAGCCACCATGGCCAACTTCACCGGGCTGGCGGCCGCCAGGTGGCGGCTCCTCAAGGACGCCGGGTGGAACCTGGAACGCGACGGACTCTTCGGGGCGCCGCGGATCCACTGCCTTGTGGGGGAGGAACGTCACGAGACGATGGACCTCGCGCTGCGCTACCTGGGAATGGGCAGCCCCGCCCTGGTTCCGGCCGACAGCCAGGGACGCATCGACGCCGCCGAGCTGGACTGTGCCCTGGACCGGATCGCGCTGGAACATACTTCCGCGGACCAATCTGGCGGAGCCCAGAGTCCGGGGCCCGCCCTGGTGCTGGTGTGCCTGCAGGCCGGAAACCTCCACTCCGGAGCCTTCGACCCCTTCGCCACAGCCATCGCGGTGTCCAAAGCACACGGCGCCTGGGTGCATGTTGACGGGGCCTTTGGACTCTGGGCCGCGGCCGTCCCGGAACTCGCAGGGCTGACAGCCGGTGTGGAAGGCGCCGACTCGTGGGCCACGGACGCCCACAAAAGCCTCAACGTCCCGTACGACTGCGGCGTTGTCGCGGTTCGGGACGCCCAGGCGCTGCGCAGTGCCATGGGGCTGAATGCCAGCTACCTCCTCCAGGATGCCGACGGCTCCGGTGATCCCAGCCAGCGGGTGCCGGAGCTCTCCCGCAGGGCCAGGGGAGTGCCCGTCTGGGCAGCGCTGAGGTCCCTGGGCAGGGACGGCGTTGCGAAACAGATACGCCGTATGGCCTCCTCCGCCGCCCAGTTCGCGGAAAAGCTCAGCGCCGTTGGGGTGGAAGTGCTCAACGACGTCGGCTACACGCAGGTCACGGTAGCCTTCGGCGACGACGCCACAACCCGGCGCGTGGCGGATCGGCTCATCGCCGACGGCAAGGTGTGGATGTCCG